Proteins found in one Muntiacus reevesi chromosome 2, mMunRee1.1, whole genome shotgun sequence genomic segment:
- the MMRN2 gene encoding multimerin-2: MILTLLIGLGGPLGWGMLGTWAQAPGTRFSDPHRPQLPGVWKAEAEDTGRDPVRRNWCPYQKSRLVTFVAACKTEKFLVHSQQPCPQGAPNCQKVKVMYRVAHKPVYQVKQKVLASVAWRCCPGFAGPNCQHHDPMATPEPEDPGDSLQESWDGPVDFESGHPAAEIRNTVEQQERRLRDLQNDIHQMADSLPGLWEAWASNLTVATTEANQTELEFPARSLEQVLVPHINTFLQGHLSPMWRSFNQSLHSLSQVVRNLSLDVEANRQALKRVQESSVARADFQELGTKFETKVQENAQRVGQLRQEVEDRLHAQRLSMHQSLSEVQTDVDIKLKKLLKAQESAAINSSVVLAVAGAAARPEPESLNARLGQLQRNLSALHVVTAQREEALQSTLADMKATLARHVDEIKELYSESDDTFDEISKVQRQVQELEVNHTALRELRVILMEKSLIMEENKEDVERQLLELNLTLQHLQGAHADLIKYVKDCNCQKLYFDLDVIREDQRDTTRALEETQVSLDERRQQDGSSLQALSDTVASLSLAMDTHQAESQRARAEAARLRSQLRALGGEVSALRANETEIRREIRQLHSSFSALLEDALRHEAVLAALFGEEVMEEMSEEGPGTLPLHYEQIRVTLMDAASGLREQALGWEALAARVTALEQASGASGQTARLEPSRDASLEEVGALDLAGLAQELQRLSSDMERVGRCCEASWVSSLNSSLEGLRGELSTTERGLERHQRLFHSLFGNFQGLVAANVSLDLEKLQAMLNRKGKKQQKGLEAPKRRDRKQVESLEDAHVKGPALWEAGSPVAFYASFSEGTTALQTVKFNTAYINVGSSYFPEHGYFRAPERGVYLFAVSIEFGPGPGAGQLVFGGHHRTPVYTTEEQRGGSPATTFAMAELQKGERVWFELTQGSIMKRSPPGTAFGGFLLFKT; this comes from the exons taactGGTGCCCCTACCAGAAGTCCAGACTGGTCACCTTCGTAGCTGCTTGCAAAACTGAGAAATTCCTCGTCCACTCACAGCAACCATGTCCGCAGGGGGCTCCAAACTGCCAGAAGGTCAAAGTCAT GTACCGCGTGGCGCACAAGCCGGTGTACCAGGTCAAGCAGAAGGTGCTGGCCTCCGTGGCCTGGAGATGCTGCCCGGGCTTTGCAGGCCCCAACTGCCAGCACCATG ATCCCATGGCAACCCCTGAGCCTGAAGATCCAGGTGATAGCCTCCAGGAGTCTTGGGATGGGCCAGTTGACTTTGAATCTG GTCATCCAGCTGCAGAGATCCGGAACACAGTGGAGCAGCAGGAACGCCGACTGAGAGATCTCCAGAATGACATCCACCAGATGGCAGACAGCCTCCCAGGCCTGTGGGAAGCCTGGGCAAGCAACCTCACAGTGGCAACAACTGAAGCAAATCAAACAGAGCTTG AGTTTCCAGCCAGATCCTTGGAGCAAGTGCTAGTGCCCCACATCAACACCTTCCTGCAAGGACATCTCAGCCCCATGTGGAGAAGCTTCAACCAAAGCCTGCACAGCCTCTCCCAGGTCGTAAGAAATTTATCTCTTGATGTGGAGGCCAACCGACAGGCCCTCAAGAGGGTCCAGGAGAGCTCTGTAGCCAGAGCTGACTTCCAGGAGCTTGGTACCAAATTTGAGACCAAGGTCCAGGAGAACGCCCAGAGGGTGGGCCAGCTGAGGCAGGAGGTGGAGGACCGCCTACATGCCCAGCGCCTGTCCATGCACCAGTCCCTCTCAGAGGTCCAGACCGATGTGGACATCAAGTTGAAGAAGCTCCTTAAGGCCCAGGAGTCTGCAGCGATCAATAGTAGCGTGGTCCTGGCAGTAGCAGGGGCAGCAGCAAGGCCGGAGCCAGAGAGCCTGAACGCCAGGCTGGGCCAGCTGCAGAGGAACCTCTCTGCCCTGCATGTGGTCACTGCCCAGAGGGAAGAGGCGTTACAGAGCACCCTGGCAGACATGAAGGCCACCCTGGCCCGGCACGTGGATGAGATCAAGGAGCTGTACTCGGAATCGGATGACACCTTCGATGAGATCAGCAAGGTGCAGCGGCAGGTGCAGGAGCTGGAGGTGAACCATACGGCGCTGCGAGAGCTGCGGGTGATCCTGATGGAGAAGTCACTGATCATGGAGGAGAACAAGGAGGACGTGGAGCGGCAGCTCCTGGAGCTCAACCTTACCCTCCAGCACCTACAGGGCGCCCACGCCGACCTCATCAAGTACGTCAAGGACTGCAACTGCCAGAAACTCTACTTTGACCTGGATGTCATCCGGGAGGACCAAAGGGACACCACGCGAGCCCTAGAGGAGACCCAGGTGAGCCTGGACGAGCGGCGCCAGCAGGACGGCTCCTCCCTGCAGGCCCTGAGCGACACGGTGGCCTCCCTATCGCTGGCCATGGACACGCACCAGGCAGAGAGTCAGCGGGCGCGGGCTGAGGCTGCACGGCTCCGGAGCCAGCTGCGTGCCCTGGGCGGCGAGGTGAGTGCGCTGCGGGCCAACGAGACCGAGATTCGCCGCGAGATCCGCCAGTTGCACAGCTCCTTCTCCGCCCTGCTAGAGGACGCGCTGCGGCACGAGGCCGTGCTGGCTGCTCTTTTTGGGGAGGAGGTGATGGAGGAGATGTCCGAGGAGGGGCCTGGCACGCTGCCCCTGCACTACGAACAGATCCGCGTCACCCTGATGGACGCGGCCAGCGGGCTGCGGGAGCAGGCTTTAGGCTGGGAGGCGTTGGCCGCCAGGGTGACTGCCTTGGAACAGGCCTCGGGGGCCAGCGGGCAAACCGCGCGTTTGGAGCCCAGCCGGGATGCTTCACTAGAGGAGGTCGGTGCGCTGGACCTGGCTGGGCTGGCGCAGGAGCTCCAGCGCCTGAGCTCGGACATGGAGCGTGTGGGTCGGTGCTGTGAGGCCTCCTGGGTCTCCTCCCTCAATAGCTCCCTCGAGGGCCTTCGCGGGGAGCTCTCCACGACTGAGCGCGGCTTGGAGAGGCACCAGCGCCTCTTCCACAGCCTCTTTGGGAACTTCCAAGGGCTCGTGGCAGCCAACGTCAGCCTGGACCTGGAGAAGCTGCAGGCCATGCTGAACAGGAAAGGGAAGAAGCAGCAGAAAGGCCTGGAAGCTCCCAAGAGGAGGGATAGGAAGCAAGTGGAATCTTTAGAGGATGCGCATGTCAAAGGGCCAGCGCTCTGGGAGGCAG GCTCCCCTGTGGCCTTCTACGCCAGCTTTTCAGAAGGGACCACTGCTCTGCAGACAGTGAAGTTCAACACTGCTTACATCAACGTCGGCAGCAGCTACTTCCCTGAACATGGCTACTTCCGAGCCCCTGAGCGTGGGGTTTATCTGTTTGCAGTGAGCATTGAATTTGGTCCGGGACCAGGAGCCGGGCAGCTGGTGTTTGGAGGTCACCATCGGACCCCCGTCTATACCACTGAGGAGCAGAGGGGTGGGAGCCCAGCAACAACCTTTGCTATGGCTGAACTgcaaaagggagagagagtgTGGTTTGagctaacccagggatcaataaTGAAGAGAAGCCCGCCAGGCACTGCATTCGGGGGCTTCCTGTTGTTCAAGACCTGA